In Aedes albopictus strain Foshan chromosome 3, AalbF5, whole genome shotgun sequence, the following are encoded in one genomic region:
- the LOC109403341 gene encoding uncharacterized protein LOC109403341 isoform X1, translated as MGLRWELVLCVLVNALFAQSAVYTPGNAPVYNPNAEVPAIIPTQVNNPGYLVTQTVYGFLDFTTTIGNTVMIFSPQSAAAAVTEPPKTTPAPPPVIETSPPPTTTQAPAAPLIEEIKPSKTVILPVQPKEKVSVVQVIAETPKPFVVKPNTPVKFVPKVVTPAKAKPITKPKPKVSIVEVTPVKAEQEPEVVVEEKKAEPKIQVVKPQAPIIKVVAAKVEVTTEKEVVTPESKVEVVQDEEEEDDEEEEHQEEDESDQVEEEHAEEPTKEETPEEEEHEEDEHEEEEHKVEEPAKPALVEAPKPKTTEEPTIEAHQHKEHSPIEFSNITEENEADHDDAQEDEEDEDDEPAPVLQIGNNIAPEPEYDFLSRQPSEFVEETYRVVNLKPTPTSSASSASTARAKPKRGNKKPRPTGLVTKLGGTVVKDGATTVHETSVIGTYISGKYAQVLQSTSHVFQGNPAAANAAPANANAKPASGPKVQPTPTLRILKTAAPNPNKTPRYNPELASIITPSHSQALEDTGLPLENLFASQPSSSLVRPSRRLSGPGAGLNGGAFKNRLKNRIGKDDNSNSNDLQERSDTVEEPVGPPAAASAQPSFGNGKKTNRYRNTQTIKPNNVVKNTRFNRFSSSSVELATVSVFSETTTAPAYANRRNKASRNSFKPSSTISSSAQSSSAVQQQDNRRSFKPNLRPTPPEAESGTTSTSLYKFKLNRSPGRWQYKSPPKPTVNIRKQPGGGGGAKKTNDAVENLTTAPISDTSVQYNDISQNPDHAEKVDTDADLDQSGSVNGNVLNDAENDNQIERRYPVETIKVEISTPVDFRDTYYEIATIKSPYTFQVGTVKNTRYITVTSTFEKVLEQETATITPSLTEPLTENILATTTHIDKESNLLDSSIATLPPITLSGETETPPLETLTETFSTTQVMLKTHILPVIRDGTDTSSYTLIQTYHVTRLVTATKTLPPMEIYQFVPSKTLNEFNSRLDEAGSELHLELEFGDENDEDDDHPKRQRLPSDLDLSSIGSEFDLSEVDKTNIPENIRPKKKISSHKEANKVTTEAPVTTPSLTPDQLQQLALLRLLNPAAAAQIPSVITSSKPVVSLETVYESHVLPIINGANTIFSTISRPIGTLTKTNYEVVTTTLPALPIPPIPQLNPFQQQPQVTVQSTPVVTNVIVTETNSKVLKLTFGAKTAYTTLYSTTVVPTQLTTYVTQSVPVVQPTAAAFPGYFPAPYAPFPYVG; from the exons CACTCTTCGCCCAATCGGCTGTCTACACCCCAGGCAACGCCCCCGTCTACAACCCGAATGCTGAGGTACCAGCCATCATCCCCACTCAGGTCAACAACCCCGGCTACCTGGTGACCCAGACCGTTTACGGATTCCTCGACTTCACAACCACCATCGGCAACACGGTGATGATCTTCTCTCCACAGAGTGCAGCTGCAGCCGTAACTG AACCCCCGAAGACGACACCGGCTCCTCCACCGGTGATCGAGACGTCCCCTCCTCCAACAACCACACAAGCCCCAGCGGCGCCCCTCATCGAAGAGATCAAACCCAGCAAGACGGTGATCTTGCCGGTGCAACCGAAGGAGAAGGTCAGTGTCGTCCAGGTCATCGCCGAAACGCCGAAACCTTTCGTTGTCAAGCCCAACACTCCGGTCAAGTTTGTGCCCAAGGTGGTGACGCCGGCCAAGGCTAAACCGATCACCAAACCTAAACCGAAGGTTTCGATCGTTGAAGTTACCCCTGTGAAGGCTGAACAAGAACCGGAGGTTGTCGTAGAAGAGAAGAAGGCCGAACCGAAAATCCAGGTGGTGAAACCCCAGGCTCCAATCATCAAGGTTGTTGCAGCCAAGGTTGAAGTCACCACGGAAAAGGAAGTCGTCACTCCTGAATCCAAAGTTGAGGTCGTCCAAGATGAAGAAGAGGAGGAtgacgaagaagaagaacatcaaGAGGAGGATGAGTCGGATCAAGTAGAAGAAGAACACGCTGAAGAACCGACTAAAGAGGAAACTCCCGAAGAGGAGGAACACGAAGAGGATGAACACGAAGAAGAAGAACACAAAGTTGAGGAGCCAGCCAAGCCAGCCCTGGTAGAAGCTCCCAAGCCAAAGACCACGGAAGAACCTACCATTGAAGCTCATCAGCACAAGGAACACTCGCCAATCGAGTTCTCGAACATCACAGAAGAGAACGAAGCCGACCATGACGACGCACAGGAAGACGAAGAAGACGAAGACGACGAGCCAGCCCCAGTGCTGCAAATCGGCAACAACATTGCCCCCGAACCGGAGTACGATTTCTTGTCCCGCCAGCCGTCCGAATTCGTGGAAGAAACGTACCGAGTGGTGAATCTGAAACCGACCCCCACTTCGAGCGCCTCGTCGGCATCCACGGCCAGAGCCAAACCGAAACGAGGTAATAAGAAGCCCCGCCCGACGGGCCTGGTCACCAAGCTCGGTGGAACCGTAGTCAAGGACGGAGCCACGACCGTCCACGAAACGAGCGTcatcggcacctacatttcaggaaaatatgccCAAGTCCTACAAAGCACTTCTCATGTATTTCAAGGTAACCCAGCCGCTGCCAACGCCGCCCCCGCCAACGCCAACGCCAAGCCGGCTTCGGGACCGAAGGTCCAGCCCACTCCAACGCTTCGCATTCTGAAAACGGCCGCCCCGAACCCGAACAAAACGCCCCGCTACAATCCGGAACTGGCCTCGATCATCACGCCGTCGCACTCGCAAGCGTTGGAGGACACCGGGCTACCGCTGGAGAATCTCTTCGCCAGCCAGCCAAGCTCCAGCTTGGTGCGGCCTTCGCGCCGTCTCAGCGGTCCCGGAGCCGGACTCAATGGGGGCGCGTTCAAGAACCGGCTCAAGAATCGCATCGGCAAGGacgacaacagcaacagcaacgaTCTGCAGGAGCGGTCCGATACGGTCGAGGAACCGGTCGGGCCACCGGCTGCCGCGTCCGCGCAGCCAAGCTTTGGTAATGGGAAGAAAACTAACCGCTACCGTAACACGCAAACGATCAAGCCTAACAATGTGGTAAAGAA CACCCGCTTTAACCGATTCTCCTCATCTAGTGTGGAACTGGCGACGGTGTCCGTTTTTAGCGAAACAACCACCGCTCCCGCCTACGCAAACAGGCGTAACAAAGCTTCTCGTAACAGTTTCAAGCCAAGCTCTACCATATCTAGCTCAGCCCAGTCGTCGTCTGCAGTCCAGCAACAGGACAACCGCCGTTCGTTCAAGCCGAACCTGCGGCCAACGCCCCCGGAAGCGGAATCCGGAACCACCAGCACCAGTCTGTACAAGTTCAAGCTGAACCGTTCGCCCGGCCGCTGGCAGTACAAGAGCCCACCGAAACCCACGGTCAATATCCGAAAGCagcccggcggcggcggcggcgccaaGAAGACGAACGACGCCGTGGAGAACCTGACGACGGCCCCGATCTCGGACACCTCGGTGCAGTACAACGACATCTCGCAAAACCCGGACCACGCCGAGAAGGTCGACACCGATGCGGATTTGGACCAGTCCGGATCGGTCAACGGAAACGTGCTGAACGACGCGGAGAACGACAACCAGATTGAGCGACGGTACCCGGTCGAGACGATCAAGGTAGAGATCTCGACTCCGGTGGACTTCAGGGATACGTATTACGAGATTGCTACCATCAAGTCACCCTACACTTTCCAG GTTGGCACCGTGAAGAACACTCGTTACATCACCGTGACTTCAACATTCGAGAAAGTTCTCGAGCAGGAGACGGCCACAATTACGCCTTCGCTGACGGAGCCTCTGACGGAGAACATCCTGGCGACGACCACTCACATTGATAAGGAAAGCAACCTGCTGGACTCGAGCATTGCCACGCTTCCGCCAATTACGCTGTCGGGTGAAACGGAAACTCCCCCACTGGAAACACTGACGGAGACCTTCAGTACTACACAGGTTATGCTGAAGACCCACATTCTGCCAGTGATTCGCGATGGAACTGACACTTCGAGTTATACTCTGATTCAGACTTACCACGTAACTCGGTTGGTAACTGCCACCAAGACGCTTCCGCCCATGGAGATCTACCAATTCGTGCCGTCCAAGACCTTGAACGAGTTTAACAGCCGTCTGGACGAAGCCGGTTCCGAACTGCACTTGGAACTGGAATTCGGTGATGAGAACGACGAAGACGATGACCATCCCAAACGACAGCGACTACCCTCCGACTTGGACCTGTCCAGCATTGGCTCCGAATTTGACCTTTCTGAAGTCGACAAGACCAACATCCCAGAGAACATCCGTCCCAAGAAGAAGATCTCTTCGCACAAGGAAGCCAACAAAGTCACGACCGAAGCCCCGGTGACAACTCCATCCCTCACCCCAGACCAACTTCAACAGCTCGCTCTCCTTCGGTTACTGAACCCTGCTGCCGCCGCCCAAATCCCCTCCGTCATCACCTCCTCCAAACCCGTGGTCTCCCTCGAAACCGTCTACGAGTCGCACGTCCTCCCGATCATCAACGGTGCGAACACCATCTTCAGCACAATCTCCCGGCCGATCGGCACCCTGACCAAAACGAACTACGAAGTGGTCACCACCACCCTTCCAGCCCTTCCGATCCCCCCAATCCCCCAGCTGAACCCCTTCCAGCAGCAACCCCAGGTCACGGTCCAGTCCACCCCGGTCGTCACCAACGTCATCGTGACGGAAACCAACAGCAAAGTCCTCAAGCTGACCTTCGGAGCCAAGACCGCCTACACGACGCTCTACTCGACGAC